Proteins co-encoded in one Spirochaetota bacterium genomic window:
- a CDS encoding histidine kinase has translation MENLIGIGYLKFFSEGDNTMYDKVDINIKNDNDFVELINKFIKEGKYFYLKFYGISPEIERRVNLAITKIFENYERGDLSDIVYTCVKELILNASKANIKRIVFEEHNVDVNDEKSFLVGMMKFKEELSEINLPKYIPKLANKDLYISVAFYHSKDGVRIEVVNNVSMSEFENKRIREKLKKAMGYEDISQFYLEQGDELEGAGLGIALIVMLLKGVGIDPSLFRISGPNNNYVLARIEVPLTENYVSVRKRN, from the coding sequence ATGGAAAACTTGATAGGTATAGGGTATCTTAAATTCTTCAGTGAAGGAGATAATACTATGTATGATAAAGTTGACATAAATATCAAGAACGATAATGACTTTGTTGAATTAATTAACAAGTTCATAAAAGAAGGTAAATATTTCTACTTAAAGTTCTACGGTATATCACCAGAAATTGAAAGAAGGGTAAATCTAGCTATCACTAAGATTTTTGAGAATTACGAAAGGGGAGACTTATCTGACATTGTATATACTTGTGTTAAAGAACTAATCCTCAACGCTAGCAAAGCTAACATAAAGAGAATAGTGTTTGAAGAACATAATGTTGATGTAAATGATGAAAAGAGCTTCTTGGTAGGTATGATGAAGTTCAAAGAAGAACTTTCCGAGATAAACCTACCTAAATATATTCCAAAACTAGCAAACAAGGATCTATACATAAGTGTAGCATTTTACCATTCCAAAGATGGTGTTAGGATTGAAGTTGTGAATAATGTAAGCATGAGTGAATTCGAAAACAAAAGGATAAGAGAGAAACTTAAGAAAGCGATGGGTTACGAAGATATATCACAGTTTTACTTAGAACAAGGTGATGAACTTGAGGGAGCAGGATTAGGAATTGCCCTTATTGTAATGCTCCTTAAGGGAGTCGGTATTGACCCTTCACTTTTCAGAATATCCGGACCTAACAATAACTATGTCCTAGCCAGAATAGAAGTTCCTCTAACCGAAAATTATGTTAGTGTAAGAAAAAGAAATTAG
- a CDS encoding putative sugar nucleotidyl transferase, translated as MIVLFEDKYSVERLFPFSPTRPLQDLKTGILTVYERLSYLYNFEVKVISRKEMLFYFPETKVLSMQDLTKKNEIIFINSCYVYPSEDFRASMNTVGTYEGTIIYLHTRSSEIQKPELLYDGLYQNDIQKIKDSINTPIEEIKIQNLKNFIFYPWDTVYLNSSLMVKDFELLSNRNELIGGNQSSFDVQGNKELLFISPKAVVSKGVFIDTTQGPVYIDSEATIHPLTVITGPTYIGKRTVISQARIREGCNIRNVCKVSGEVEESIIDSYTNKNHEGFIGHSYIGQWVNIGAMATNSDLKNTYDEVKVFIQPRKVINTGILKVGCFIGDFSKIGIGVLINTGTVIGVGANVFFEGELVRKFVPNFAWGGKEPYKKFPLDRFLSMTKTMFSRRGKNFDKSIEDLLVNLYNQNKV; from the coding sequence ATGATAGTGTTATTTGAAGACAAATATTCAGTTGAACGACTCTTCCCATTCTCACCTACACGACCACTACAGGACCTAAAGACAGGTATATTAACAGTATATGAAAGACTATCCTACCTATACAACTTTGAAGTGAAGGTGATATCAAGAAAAGAGATGTTATTCTACTTTCCAGAGACTAAAGTTTTGTCTATGCAAGATTTAACTAAAAAGAACGAAATAATATTCATAAACTCCTGTTATGTATATCCATCCGAAGATTTCAGAGCAAGCATGAACACCGTAGGAACTTATGAAGGAACAATAATATACCTACACACAAGATCCAGTGAAATCCAAAAGCCAGAACTACTTTACGATGGACTGTATCAAAACGATATTCAGAAGATAAAAGATTCTATAAATACACCTATTGAAGAAATAAAGATACAAAATCTAAAAAACTTCATCTTTTACCCGTGGGATACGGTTTATTTAAACTCATCTCTTATGGTTAAGGACTTTGAGCTTCTATCAAATAGGAACGAACTGATAGGAGGTAATCAGTCTAGCTTTGACGTACAAGGTAACAAGGAACTCTTATTTATATCTCCAAAAGCAGTAGTTTCAAAAGGAGTTTTCATAGATACAACTCAAGGACCTGTGTATATTGACTCTGAAGCAACTATACATCCACTCACAGTAATCACAGGACCTACATACATAGGCAAAAGAACTGTAATAAGTCAAGCAAGAATAAGAGAAGGATGTAATATTAGGAATGTCTGTAAGGTATCTGGTGAGGTTGAAGAGAGTATAATTGACTCATACACGAACAAAAACCATGAAGGTTTCATAGGACACTCATACATAGGACAGTGGGTTAATATAGGTGCTATGGCAACAAATAGTGACTTGAAAAATACTTATGATGAGGTAAAAGTTTTTATTCAACCTAGAAAAGTTATAAATACCGGAATCCTCAAGGTTGGATGTTTTATAGGTGACTTTTCAAAGATAGGTATAGGTGTATTGATAAATACTGGAACTGTGATAGGCGTCGGAGCAAATGTGTTTTTTGAAGGGGAACTCGTAAGAAAGTTTGTTCCAAACTTCGCATGGGGTGGTAAAGAACCTTACAAAAAATTTCCTTTGGACAGGTTCTTAAGTATGACTAAAACCATGTTCTCAAGAAGAGGCAAAAATTTTGATAAATCTATTGAAGATCTATTAGTCAATCTTTATAATCAAAATAAGGTATGA
- the leuS gene encoding leucine--tRNA ligase produces the protein MHYNFEEIEKKWQEIWERKGVFRSEVDSSKKKYYVLVMFPYPSGRIHMGHVRNYTIGDVVARYKKMKGFNVLHPMGWDAFGLPAENAAISKGVHPAVWTYDNIATMKSQLKRLGFAYDWSREITTCDPEYYKWNQWLFLKMYERGLVYRKSSAVNWCPDCNTVLANEQVIDGKCWRCGTEVEIRNIEQWFIKITEYADRLLEDHSKLGKWPEKVILMQKNWIGKSFGVVVNFKLDDGRDFPIFTTRPDTIFGVTFMAISPEHPLVDEFMKENPSIESEVKRMRKEDYKLRTSEEYEKEGVFTGRYVENPLTGEKVPLWVANFVLMEYGTGAIMCVPAHDERDFKFAKKYGLPIKVVIQPSDKSLDPSKMTSAYTEEGIMVNSSSFSGMKSSEAIMKIIEYIEEKELGQRRYNYKIKDWLISRQRYWGTPIPFVKCEKCGYVPVPYEDLPVVLPKGVEFTGRGNPLETNEEFLKVKCPSCGSMARRETDTMDTFFDSSWYYARYTSPKNDKEPFSKEESRYWLDVDQYIGGVEHAILHLLYARFFHKFMKDIGLVDSDEPFVNLLTQGMVNKRWVGINMLLNALGLDENDTIRTLTKKLSERYQNLKVNVVEDDRKIKDVLEEYHLTLASNISLLFGVIGNSDGAWNDVISKLEEEIGESAKMSKSKHNTVDPDDMVRKYGADAVRLFILFASPPEKDLDWSDEGIEGAYRFLNRVWRLVVGKLDTIKESKSFDYSSVQNLSKKAKDLLTKINITVKKVGDDIERDFSFNTAIASLMELTNELYSFEPKDEVERSVFREGIEKLIALMYVFTPHIAEELWSLIGNELMLCESLWPSYDQRFLSYDTVEVVFQINGKVKAKVQVSIDITDEEIKQMALSNEVIRRSLNNSQPKKIIVVPKKLVNIVV, from the coding sequence ATGCACTACAACTTTGAAGAGATTGAGAAGAAATGGCAGGAGATATGGGAGAGAAAAGGAGTTTTTAGGTCTGAAGTTGATAGTAGTAAAAAGAAATATTATGTTCTTGTGATGTTTCCATACCCTTCGGGTAGAATACACATGGGGCATGTGAGAAACTATACGATAGGTGATGTTGTTGCTAGGTATAAGAAGATGAAAGGATTTAATGTTTTACATCCTATGGGATGGGATGCGTTTGGACTACCAGCGGAGAACGCGGCTATTAGTAAAGGTGTCCATCCAGCGGTTTGGACATATGATAATATTGCAACTATGAAGTCTCAACTCAAGAGACTTGGTTTTGCTTATGACTGGAGTAGGGAAATTACAACCTGTGATCCAGAGTATTACAAGTGGAACCAATGGTTATTCCTAAAGATGTATGAAAGAGGTTTAGTTTATAGAAAGTCTTCTGCAGTGAACTGGTGTCCTGATTGTAATACCGTTTTGGCAAATGAGCAGGTTATAGATGGTAAGTGTTGGAGGTGTGGGACAGAGGTTGAGATAAGAAATATTGAACAATGGTTCATAAAGATAACAGAATATGCGGATAGATTACTAGAGGATCACTCAAAACTCGGTAAATGGCCCGAGAAGGTTATATTGATGCAGAAAAACTGGATAGGTAAGAGCTTCGGTGTTGTTGTGAATTTCAAACTTGATGATGGTAGAGACTTTCCAATATTCACAACTAGACCTGATACTATTTTCGGTGTTACTTTTATGGCAATATCACCAGAACATCCTCTAGTTGATGAGTTTATGAAGGAAAATCCTAGTATTGAAAGTGAAGTCAAAAGAATGAGAAAGGAGGATTACAAGTTGAGAACTTCAGAGGAGTATGAGAAGGAAGGGGTATTCACTGGGAGGTATGTAGAAAACCCGCTTACTGGTGAAAAAGTTCCGTTGTGGGTTGCTAACTTTGTGCTTATGGAATACGGAACTGGTGCGATAATGTGTGTGCCTGCTCACGATGAGAGAGACTTCAAGTTTGCTAAGAAATATGGACTACCCATAAAAGTTGTTATACAACCTTCTGATAAAAGTCTTGATCCAAGCAAAATGACTTCTGCATATACCGAAGAAGGTATAATGGTTAATTCTTCTTCCTTCTCGGGAATGAAAAGTAGCGAGGCAATTATGAAGATAATTGAATACATTGAAGAGAAAGAGCTAGGTCAGAGGAGGTATAACTACAAGATAAAAGATTGGCTTATATCAAGACAGAGATATTGGGGAACACCTATACCGTTTGTGAAGTGTGAGAAGTGTGGTTATGTTCCAGTTCCTTACGAGGATCTACCTGTTGTTTTACCTAAAGGTGTTGAATTTACGGGTAGAGGTAATCCGCTTGAGACTAATGAAGAATTTCTCAAGGTAAAGTGTCCCAGTTGTGGTTCAATGGCGAGAAGAGAGACTGACACGATGGATACTTTCTTTGACTCAAGTTGGTATTACGCAAGATATACATCTCCAAAGAATGATAAAGAACCGTTTTCAAAAGAAGAGAGTAGGTATTGGCTTGATGTTGATCAATACATAGGAGGAGTAGAACATGCAATACTACACTTACTCTACGCACGATTCTTCCACAAGTTTATGAAAGATATAGGACTGGTTGATAGCGATGAACCGTTTGTAAATCTATTGACGCAGGGTATGGTGAATAAACGATGGGTCGGTATTAATATGCTACTCAATGCTTTAGGTCTTGATGAGAACGATACAATTAGAACTCTTACCAAAAAGCTTTCAGAACGGTATCAGAATTTGAAGGTTAATGTTGTTGAGGATGATAGAAAGATTAAGGATGTTCTGGAAGAATATCACTTGACACTGGCTAGTAACATATCTCTTTTGTTTGGGGTTATTGGGAATAGTGATGGTGCTTGGAATGATGTTATTTCAAAGTTGGAGGAAGAGATAGGTGAATCTGCAAAGATGTCAAAGTCAAAGCATAACACTGTTGATCCTGATGATATGGTCAGAAAGTATGGTGCTGACGCTGTTAGACTTTTTATTCTTTTTGCGTCTCCTCCAGAGAAGGATTTGGACTGGAGCGATGAAGGTATTGAAGGAGCGTATAGGTTCTTGAATAGAGTTTGGAGACTTGTAGTAGGGAAGTTGGATACAATCAAGGAGTCAAAGAGTTTTGATTACAGTTCAGTCCAGAACCTTTCCAAAAAAGCGAAAGACTTACTTACCAAGATAAATATCACTGTCAAGAAGGTAGGGGATGATATTGAGAGAGACTTTAGTTTTAATACTGCTATAGCATCACTTATGGAACTCACAAATGAACTCTATTCATTTGAACCTAAAGATGAAGTTGAAAGGAGTGTGTTTAGGGAAGGAATTGAGAAACTTATTGCTCTTATGTATGTATTCACACCACACATAGCAGAAGAATTGTGGAGTTTGATAGGTAATGAATTAATGCTGTGTGAAAGTTTATGGCCTTCTTATGACCAAAGGTTCCTTTCCTATGATACAGTTGAAGTTGTGTTCCAAATAAATGGAAAGGTAAAAGCAAAAGTTCAAGTTTCAATAGATATAACTGACGAGGAAATCAAACAGATGGCGTTGAGTAATGAGGTAATCAGGAGATCATTGAATAACTCACAACCAAAAAAGATTATTGTTGTTCCTAAAAAACTTGTAAATATTGTTGTCTAA
- a CDS encoding type II restriction endonuclease, with product MSLKEMISISTKVIPSVDEIISESLKRHNFTPQDVEENFSDSVETLERIANGIYNEYENKCLETFVQKWIRQRRLDDIEKIKILNCENYVEKLKNEFLEFAKAIQNLEKHLGNMRKARGGKSFEKIILILLRMIEITCEIPKGEYRNRLKRIDIVIPSSQQAINYPDRSVFLTCKRTLRERWKQEVPQVGPN from the coding sequence ATGTCTCTTAAGGAAATGATCTCAATATCTACAAAAGTAATCCCTTCAGTAGATGAAATAATTTCAGAATCTCTCAAGAGACACAATTTTACTCCCCAAGATGTAGAAGAAAACTTTTCCGATTCAGTAGAAACTTTAGAAAGAATAGCAAATGGTATATATAATGAATATGAAAACAAATGTTTGGAAACTTTTGTACAAAAATGGATAAGACAAAGAAGACTAGACGACATAGAGAAAATAAAGATCCTCAACTGTGAAAACTACGTAGAAAAACTTAAAAACGAGTTTCTTGAATTCGCAAAAGCAATCCAAAATCTTGAAAAACATCTTGGCAATATGAGAAAAGCAAGAGGAGGAAAGAGCTTTGAAAAGATCATTCTAATACTTCTTAGAATGATAGAGATTACTTGTGAGATACCGAAAGGAGAATATAGAAATAGGCTAAAGAGAATAGATATAGTAATACCATCATCTCAGCAAGCCATAAATTATCCAGACAGGTCTGTATTTCTAACCTGTAAAAGGACATTGAGAGAAAGATGGAAACAAGAAGTCCCTCAAGTAGGACCTAACTAG
- a CDS encoding site-specific DNA-methyltransferase — protein sequence MIQKELFDKGLFNTDFLASDTSHKRQREPYFDFKGIKASEGIYGIHPYPAMFHYRVVRELIKNFSNDNSIVFDPFLGSGVSAVESIISRRNFIGYDINPLGVLISKVRTTPIPTRELLETLNFIVQNFDNQAAEKPSFTNIDYWFNESVAKSLSKIKKTILQIQDRVRDFFLVAFSETVRKVSLTDHNEYKLLKDSSKIVEDVNVIKTFNEISQRNIKLLTDFYRTNEVSGKIISIQVRNILDGLDFDYPADLIITSPPYGDSRTTVAYGQFSRLSLQWIGINENIDKKSLGGKISKIHTNLPSETLYTTLKEILKVDERRAVEIFSFYEDLYNAIKVIAKSVKRGGYVCFVVGNRRVRKVDLPTDIISAEFFINEGLEHIKTIVRKIHNKRIPIQNSPSNIKGNTDTTMRYEYILILRK from the coding sequence ATGATACAGAAAGAACTGTTTGACAAAGGTCTATTTAATACTGACTTCCTAGCATCAGATACCTCTCACAAGAGACAAAGAGAGCCTTATTTTGACTTTAAGGGAATTAAAGCTAGTGAAGGTATTTACGGCATTCACCCATATCCAGCAATGTTCCATTACAGAGTCGTTAGAGAGTTAATAAAGAATTTTTCAAATGATAATAGCATTGTTTTTGATCCGTTCCTAGGCTCGGGAGTCAGTGCTGTTGAGAGTATAATAAGCAGGAGAAATTTCATAGGATACGACATAAACCCTCTAGGTGTTTTAATATCAAAAGTTAGGACAACACCTATACCAACAAGAGAACTTCTAGAGACTCTCAACTTCATAGTTCAAAATTTTGATAATCAAGCAGCTGAAAAACCCTCCTTCACAAATATTGATTACTGGTTTAATGAGAGTGTGGCTAAATCTCTATCAAAAATAAAGAAAACAATCCTGCAGATACAGGATAGAGTAAGAGACTTTTTCTTAGTAGCATTTTCAGAAACGGTAAGAAAGGTATCACTAACAGACCATAATGAATATAAGCTTTTGAAAGACAGTTCAAAGATAGTAGAAGATGTTAATGTTATAAAAACATTTAACGAGATCTCCCAAAGAAACATAAAACTACTAACAGATTTTTACAGAACCAATGAAGTTTCAGGCAAAATAATCTCAATTCAAGTTAGGAACATATTAGATGGATTGGACTTTGACTACCCTGCTGACTTAATTATAACCTCTCCTCCTTATGGTGACTCTAGAACTACTGTTGCCTATGGTCAGTTTTCAAGACTATCTCTACAATGGATAGGAATAAACGAAAATATTGACAAAAAATCACTAGGAGGCAAGATTAGTAAAATTCATACTAACTTACCTTCAGAGACTTTATATACTACCCTCAAGGAAATTCTAAAAGTTGATGAAAGGAGAGCTGTAGAAATATTTTCGTTCTACGAAGATCTTTACAACGCTATAAAGGTAATAGCAAAATCGGTAAAGAGAGGTGGTTATGTATGCTTTGTTGTCGGAAACAGAAGAGTTAGAAAAGTAGATCTTCCAACGGATATAATCTCTGCTGAATTCTTTATTAATGAAGGACTAGAACATATTAAAACAATAGTTAGAAAAATCCATAACAAGAGAATACCAATTCAAAATTCTCCCTCCAACATAAAAGGAAATACTGACACAACGATGCGATACGAATATATTCTGATACTCCGTAAGTAA
- the eno gene encoding phosphopyruvate hydratase, with the protein MSDVIIDIVGREILDSRGNPTVEVDVILEDGTIGRAAVPSGASTGENEAVELRDGDKNRYLGKGVLNAVKNVNEVLKKEIVGMSVFDQVGIDRKMIEIDGTKNKSKIGANAILGVSLAVARAASNLLGIPLYRYIGGTNAKVLPTPMCNVLNGGKHADSNVDFQEFMIVPANANSFKDAIRMAAETFHSLKKVLSSKGLFTGVGDEGGFAPNLSSNRQAIEVIIEAIEKAGYKPGKDIYLALDLASSELFDTNRKVYVLKGEGKELSTEKMVELLEDWVKSYPIVSIEDGMSEHDWDGWKMLTDRLGKKVQLVGDDLFVTNASILREGIIKGIANSILIKVNQIGTLTETLDAIELARQAGYTYVISHRSGETEDTTIADLSVATNSGQIKTGSLSRTDRLAKYNQLIRIEEELGRSAIYKGIRSYQGHIFE; encoded by the coding sequence ATGTCAGATGTTATTATTGATATTGTTGGACGAGAGATCCTTGATTCTAGGGGTAATCCTACCGTTGAAGTGGATGTGATATTGGAGGATGGAACCATAGGTAGAGCAGCAGTTCCTTCTGGTGCGTCTACTGGTGAAAACGAGGCGGTTGAGCTAAGAGACGGAGATAAAAATAGGTATCTAGGTAAAGGTGTCTTGAATGCAGTTAAGAATGTTAATGAAGTTCTAAAGAAAGAAATTGTAGGTATGAGTGTTTTTGATCAAGTTGGTATTGACAGAAAGATGATAGAAATTGATGGGACTAAAAACAAATCAAAGATAGGTGCTAATGCTATACTTGGTGTTTCATTAGCGGTTGCTAGAGCTGCTTCTAACTTGCTCGGAATACCTTTGTATAGGTATATTGGCGGAACTAATGCAAAAGTTTTACCAACACCTATGTGTAATGTTCTAAATGGTGGAAAGCACGCTGATAGTAATGTTGATTTTCAAGAGTTTATGATAGTTCCTGCTAATGCAAATTCTTTCAAAGATGCTATAAGGATGGCTGCCGAGACATTCCACTCTCTCAAGAAGGTTCTGTCTTCTAAAGGACTATTTACAGGAGTTGGCGATGAGGGAGGATTTGCACCTAATCTGTCATCAAACAGACAGGCTATTGAAGTTATCATTGAGGCGATTGAAAAGGCGGGATACAAACCTGGGAAGGATATATACCTAGCACTTGACCTTGCGTCAAGCGAACTTTTTGATACTAATAGAAAAGTTTATGTGCTCAAAGGTGAAGGTAAAGAACTTTCAACTGAAAAGATGGTTGAGTTGCTTGAAGATTGGGTTAAGAGCTATCCTATTGTATCAATAGAGGATGGTATGTCAGAGCATGACTGGGATGGTTGGAAGATGCTTACAGATAGGTTGGGTAAGAAAGTTCAACTCGTGGGTGATGACTTGTTTGTAACGAACGCAAGCATACTAAGAGAAGGTATAATCAAAGGGATCGCAAACTCTATCTTGATAAAAGTCAATCAGATTGGAACATTGACAGAGACTCTTGATGCTATTGAACTAGCAAGACAGGCAGGTTATACTTATGTAATTTCTCATAGATCTGGAGAGACCGAGGATACAACGATAGCAGACCTTTCAGTTGCTACAAACTCTGGTCAAATAAAAACAGGATCTTTGTCCAGAACTGATAGACTAGCAAAATATAATCAACTTATAAGGATTGAAGAGGAACTTGGTAGAAGTGCAATATACAAAGGAATAAGATCCTACCAAGGCCATATATTTGAGTAG
- a CDS encoding tetratricopeptide repeat protein — protein MKKLIINVIWLTLLVSSCGLAIRETPEEIEKADIQETYRLAVKYYSEGLINEAKFLYQKVIEKYSQLQSPGDKDRKTYLWAIYEIGFIEYSQERYDSAISYFETLFKEAGTFGDRLPQVVLGKRIYLKIKAKKG, from the coding sequence ATGAAAAAACTTATAATCAATGTTATCTGGTTAACACTCCTAGTGAGCAGTTGTGGGCTTGCTATAAGAGAAACTCCAGAGGAGATTGAAAAAGCAGATATTCAAGAAACCTACAGACTAGCGGTAAAATACTACTCTGAAGGGCTCATAAACGAAGCAAAGTTCTTATACCAAAAAGTAATAGAAAAGTATTCACAACTACAATCACCTGGTGATAAAGATAGGAAAACTTACCTTTGGGCTATATACGAGATAGGTTTCATAGAATACTCTCAAGAAAGGTATGACAGTGCAATCTCATATTTTGAAACGCTATTCAAAGAAGCAGGAACATTTGGCGACAGGCTACCACAAGTTGTGCTTGGTAAAAGGATTTATCTAAAAATAAAAGCCAAAAAGGGTTAA